One part of the Meleagris gallopavo isolate NT-WF06-2002-E0010 breed Aviagen turkey brand Nicholas breeding stock chromosome 20, Turkey_5.1, whole genome shotgun sequence genome encodes these proteins:
- the CASKIN2 gene encoding caskin-2 isoform X5, with protein sequence MRPLHYAAWQGRVEPVRLLLRAAASVNMASLDGQIPLHLSAQYGHYEVSEMLLQHQSNPCLINKAKKTPLDLACEFGRLKVAQLLLNSHLCVALLEGQSKDATDPNYTTPLHLAAKNGHKEIIRQLLKAGIEINKQTKTGTALHEAALYGKTEVVRLLLEGGVDVNIRNTYNQTALDIVNQFTTSHASKDIKQLLREASGILKVRALKDFWNLHDPTALNVRAGDVITVLEQHPDGRWKGHIHDVQKGTDRIGYFPPSIAEVISKRTGMILPRMASTHQHQGTPGALTALPNCSPPRLQHLPSECLQQAAPSIPASYGHLTLTWTAPGPDSAAGDRNSVGSEGSIGSIRSAGSGQSTEGTNGQNTNIVIENTRPLPSTGDDFQQHILGSEPHNEQITSTTGPPGHQTPSSCTSGDKVFSHQFLRPAQLLEGKDAEAIYNWLSEFQLESYTVNFLNAGYDVPTISRMTPEDLTAIGVTKPGHRKKISTEIGQLSIAEWLPNYIPADLMDWLSAIGLPQYHKKLVNNGYDSITIVLDLTWEDLQEIGINKLGHQKKIMLAVKKLRDLRKSLSQSEATLTRHKVPGALDIVTIESLENGECQSPNTPKMTTFQDSELSYELQTAMSNSCHETLSIKNSQGMSRSQESIGVRSRGSGHSQDNVLSRHLSSPSQESLGSGESSSGSSGQSCMPPHSKENLASLPRQPSPEPYGKLTSPEGLNGFTNCSGGSPLKERNLPEGTDQYARLTAQKGAGPVGTVMVTPSTPPQTPSKATAPYVFMYPHVSLKSPRAPSSQGVEQPKTLAHSYPSSSGQKSSLQTSAPKAFSYLHNQCSPAELLKAATAPNAWQTGEQHKGCEGSKNKKRSHSLNRYALSDGEHEEEEGAPTSTLGSYATLTRRPGRSQMPRACLQTEAKVTRSQSFAIRAKRKGPPPPPPKRLSSVSSTPTTEVDSEQPPDPERQPSVPQDVADTGASLSDSGCSRTVRSLVATLEETPGLNPPKPLLAPKPLHVAQDSLSRAAVDDQSRSSCDPSGTVLSDSGWDPFDSSKPRRRTLSEPSTPMSEAVQGRQEDACTDAEEEATPEVSSSSQNSSSECIPFAEEGNLTIKQRPKPAGHPKADTAVQGTEPSSQPAESPCSDGKEMVVSTATRELPMLEFNLTESDTVKRRPRFKEREPLQAVLKAFSMAGQAEVGASSAPQYAQAQAVSIVGPSTQGPAPQAGLAGDAFDDDSVEFRIAEIEKSILSLEKGIKKSPSPVKAPSPTELLGTAVVRMPAPDIPAKHTSVASTKLVFSGPKTVYQQVLQPSRHAVTPWAATESVPDVIGSLAGPSPLTLEASGKVFVKPLASAPGAALVQQRLEHTSITTVQAAEKKITVEEVQSPPGATHLAKNILEDISNMFDDLADQLDAMLD encoded by the exons ATGCGCCCCCTGCACTATGCGGCCTGGCAGGGGCGCGTGGAGCCAGTGCGGTTGCTGCTGCGTGCTGCGGCCTCCGTCAATATGGCCTCACTGGATGGGCAGATCCCACTGCACCTTTCAGCACAGTATGGCCACTACGAGGTG TCGGAGATGCTTCTGCAGCACCAATCCAACCCCTGCCTCATCAACAAGGCGAAGAAAACCCCCCTGGACTTGGCCTGCGAGTTTGGGCGACTGAAG GTGGCCCAGCTGCTACTGAACAGCCATCTGTGCGTTGCCCTCCTGGAGGGACAGTCAAAAGACGCGACCGACCCCAACTACACCACCCCACTGCACCTGGCAGCCAAGAATGGGCACAAGGAGATCATCAG gcagcttctgaaggCTGGAATTGAGATCAATAAGCAGACAAAGACGGGCACAGCCTTGCACGAGGCCGCACTGTATGGCAAAACAGAGGTGGTGCGGTTGCTGCTGGAG GGTGGTGTTGACGTGAACATCAGGAACACCTACAACCAGACAGCACTGGACATTGTCAACCAGTTTACCACTTCACACGCCAGCAAAGACATAAAGCAACTGCTGAGAG AGGCTTCAGGAATCCTGAAGGTACGAGCTTTGAAGGATTTTTGGAACCTCCATGACCCAACTGCTCTCAATGTCCGGGCAGGAGACGTCATTACG GTCCTGGAGCAGCATCCGGATGGGCGATGGAAGGGGCACATCCATGACGTTCAGAAAGGCACTGATCGCATTGGGTACTTCCCCCCCTCCATTGCTGAAGTCATCAGTAAGCGAACAG GCATGATCCTCCCCCGCATGGCGTCCACACACCAGCACCAGGGCACTCCTGGGGCCCTCACGGCACTCCCCAACTGCAGCCCTCCAcggctgcagcacctccccagcGAGTgtctgcagcaggcagccccAAGCATCCCAGCATCCTATGGCCATCTCACCCTAACCTGGACGGCCCCAGGCCCTGACAGTGCAG CAGGAGACAGGAACAGTGTGGGCAGCGAGGGCAGCATTGGCAGCATCCGCAGTGCAGGCAGTGGACAGAGCACCGAGGGCACCAATGGGCAAAACACCAACATTGTCATTGAGAACACCAGG cCGCTGCCCTCCACTGGTGATGACTTCCAGCAACACATTTTGGGATCAGAGCCACACAATGAACAGATTACTTCCACTACAG GGCCCCCAGGCCATCAGACCCCTAGCAGCTGCACCTCTGGAGACAAGGTCTTTTCGCACCAATTTCTGCGACCTGCGCAGCTCCTTGAGGGGAAG GATGCAGAAGCCATTTACAACTGGCTGAGTGAGTTCCAGCTGGAGTCATACACTGTCAACTTCCTCAACGCTGGCTACGATGTCCCCACCATCAGTCGCATGACACCAGAG GACCTGACGGCCATCGGTGTGACCAAACCAGGCCACAGGAAGAAGATCTCCACTGAGATTGGGCAGCTTAGTATCGCTGAGTGGCTGCCCAACTATATTCCG GCTGACCTGATGGATTGGCTCAGTGCCATTGGTTTGCCGCAGTACCACAAAAAATTGGTAAACAACGGCTACGACTCCATCACCATTGTCTTGGACCTGACATGGGAAGATTTGCAAGAGATTGGCATCAACAAGCTGG GCCACCAGAAGAAGATCATGTTGGCTGTAAAGAAGCTTAGAGACCTCCGCAAAAGCCTCAGCCAATCAGAAGCAACACTGACAAGACACAAAGTCCCTGGTGCCCTGGACATTGTCACTATTGAGTCACTGGAGAATGGGGAGTGCCAGTCCCCAAACACACCCAAAATGACAACGTTCCAGGACAGCGAGCTCAGCTATGAGCTCCAGACAGCCATGTCCAACAGCTGCCATGAGACGCTCAGCATCAAAAACAGCCAGGGAATGTCACGGAGCCAGGAAAGCATTGGGGTGCGGTCCCGGGGCTCGGGGCACTCACAGGACAATGTACTGTCCCGGCACCTCTCCAGTCCCTCTCAGGAGAGCCTGGGCAGCGGGGAGAGCAGCAGCGGCAGCAGCGGGCAGTCCTGCATGCCACCCCACAGCAAGGAAAATCTGGCCAGCCTGCCAAGACAGCCTAGCCCCGAGCCTTATGGGAAGCTCACCTCCCCCGAGGGGCTGAATGGCTTCACTAATTGCAGTGGGGGCAGCCCTCTCAAGGAGAGGAACCTGCCTGAAGGCACAGATCAGTATGCCCGGCTGACAGCTCAGAAAGGTGCTGGCCCAGTGGGGACAGTGATGGTCACCCCCAGTACCCCTCCCCAGACGCCCAGCAAGGCAACAGCTCCATATGTCTTCATGTACCCACATGTCTCCTTGAAATCCCCAAGAGCCCCTTCCAGCCAGGGAGTAGAGCAGCCCAAGACCTTGGCACACTCCTATCCCTCTTCCTCTGGGCAGAAGAGCAGCCTGCAGACATCAGCCCCAAAAGCTTTCTCGTACCTACACAAtcagtgcagccctgctgagctgctcaaAGCTGCCACAGCCCCAAATGCCTGGCAGACAGGGGAACAGCACAAGGGGTGCGAAGGCTCCAAGAACAAGAAGCGGTCACACAGCCTGAACCGCTATGCACTGTCGGATGGAGAgcatgaggaggaggagggggcgCCCACCAGCACACTGGGCTCCTATGCCACCCTGACGCGGCGGCCAGGCCGCAGCCAGATGCCACGGGCCTGCCTGCAGACAGAGGCCAAGGTGACCCGCAGCCAGTCCTTTGCCATCCGGGCCAAACGCAAGGGCCCCCCGCCGCCGCCTCCCAAGCGTCTCAGTTCTGTCTCTAGCACTCCCACCACTGAAGTGGACAGTGAACAGCCCCCTGACCCTGAGCGACAGCCTTCTGTACCCCAGGATGTGGCTGACACAGGTGCCAGCCTCAGTGACAGCGGCTGCAGCAGGACAGTGAGGAGCCTGGTGGCCACACTGGAGGAAACACCAGGGCTGAATCCACCCAAACCTCTCCTGGCCCCGAAACCACTGCATGTGGCTCAGGACTCTCTCTCCAGGGCTGCTGTGGATGATCAGTCCCGCAGCAGTTGTGATCCCAGCGGCACTGTGCTCTCTGATTCTGGCTGGGACCCATTTGATAGCAGCAAGCCGAGGAGACGGACACTGAGTGAGCCCAGTACTCCCATGTCAGAGGCTGTGCAGGGTAGGCAGGAGGATGCCTGCACAGACGCAGAAGAAGAGGCCACGCCAGAGGTCTCTTCATCCTCCCAGAACAGTTCCAGTGAGTGCATCCCCTTTGCAGAAGAAGGCAACTTAACCATCAAGCAGCGACCAAAGCCTGCTGGGCACCCCAAGGCTGACACTGCAGTGCAAGGCacagagcccagctcccagcctgcagAGTCCCCGTGCTCTGATGGGAAGGAAATGGTTGTGTCCACTGCCACTAGGGAGCTGCCCATGCTGGAGTTCAACCTCACTGAGTCAGACACAGTGAAGCGCCGGCCCCGCTTCAAGGAGCGGGAGccactgcaggcagtgctgaagGCATTCAGCATGGCAGGGCAGGCTGAGGTGGGGGCCAGCTCTGCACCCCAGTATGCCCAGGCCCAGGCTGTAAGCATCGTGGGCCCCAGCACACAGGGGCCAGCACCACAGGCTGGACTGGCTGGAGATGCTTTTGACGATGACAGTGTAGAGTTCAGGATTGCTGAGATAGAGAAGAGCATCTTGTCACTGGAGAAAGGGATTAAGAAGTCACCAAGCCCCGTCAaagctcccagccccacagaacTGCTCGGCACTGCTGTGGTGAGGATGCCTGCTCCAG ACATCCCTGCCAAGCACACTTCGGTGGCATCTACCAAGCTGGTGTTCTCTGGGCCCAAGACCGTCTACCAGCAGGTCCTGCAGCCCTCCCGCCATGCTgtcactccctgggcagccactGAGTCGGTGCCAGATGTGATCGGGTCCCTGGCTGGCCCCAGCCCACTGACACTGGAGGCAAGCGGCAAGGTGTTTGTAAAGCCCTTGGCCTCTGCCCCAGGGGCTGCGCTGGTCCAGCAGCGGCTGGAGCACACCAGCATCACCACAGTGCAGGCAGCTGAGAAGAAGATCACAGTGGAGGAGGTGCAGAG
- the CASKIN2 gene encoding caskin-2 isoform X4: MGREQELIQAVKNGDIPGVQKLVAKIKASKSKLLGSAKRLNVNYQDADGFSALHHAALGGSLDLISLLLEAQATVDIKDSNGMRPLHYAAWQGRVEPVRLLLRAAASVNMASLDGQIPLHLSAQYGHYEVSEMLLQHQSNPCLINKAKKTPLDLACEFGRLKVAQLLLNSHLCVALLEGQSKDATDPNYTTPLHLAAKNGHKEIIRQLLKAGIEINKQTKTGTALHEAALYGKTEVVRLLLEGGVDVNIRNTYNQTALDIVNQFTTSHASKDIKQLLREASGILKVRALKDFWNLHDPTALNVRAGDVITVLEQHPDGRWKGHIHDVQKGTDRIGYFPPSIAEVISKRTAGDRNSVGSEGSIGSIRSAGSGQSTEGTNGQNTNIVIENTRPLPSTGDDFQQHILGSEPHNEQITSTTGPPGHQTPSSCTSGDKVFSHQFLRPAQLLEGKDAEAIYNWLSEFQLESYTVNFLNAGYDVPTISRMTPEDLTAIGVTKPGHRKKISTEIGQLSIAEWLPNYIPADLMDWLSAIGLPQYHKKLVNNGYDSITIVLDLTWEDLQEIGINKLGHQKKIMLAVKKLRDLRKSLSQSEATLTRHKVPGALDIVTIESLENGECQSPNTPKMTTFQDSELSYELQTAMSNSCHETLSIKNSQGMSRSQESIGVRSRGSGHSQDNVLSRHLSSPSQESLGSGESSSGSSGQSCMPPHSKENLASLPRQPSPEPYGKLTSPEGLNGFTNCSGGSPLKERNLPEGTDQYARLTAQKGAGPVGTVMVTPSTPPQTPSKATAPYVFMYPHVSLKSPRAPSSQGVEQPKTLAHSYPSSSGQKSSLQTSAPKAFSYLHNQCSPAELLKAATAPNAWQTGEQHKGCEGSKNKKRSHSLNRYALSDGEHEEEEGAPTSTLGSYATLTRRPGRSQMPRACLQTEAKVTRSQSFAIRAKRKGPPPPPPKRLSSVSSTPTTEVDSEQPPDPERQPSVPQDVADTGASLSDSGCSRTVRSLVATLEETPGLNPPKPLLAPKPLHVAQDSLSRAAVDDQSRSSCDPSGTVLSDSGWDPFDSSKPRRRTLSEPSTPMSEAVQGRQEDACTDAEEEATPEVSSSSQNSSSECIPFAEEGNLTIKQRPKPAGHPKADTAVQGTEPSSQPAESPCSDGKEMVVSTATRELPMLEFNLTESDTVKRRPRFKEREPLQAVLKAFSMAGQAEVGASSAPQYAQAQAVSIVGPSTQGPAPQAGLAGDAFDDDSVEFRIAEIEKSILSLEKGIKKSPSPVKAPSPTELLGTAVVRMPAPDIPAKHTSVASTKLVFSGPKTVYQQVLQPSRHAVTPWAATESVPDVIGSLAGPSPLTLEASGKVFVKPLASAPGAALVQQRLEHTSITTVQAAEKKITVEEVQSPPGATHLAKNILEDISNMFDDLADQLDAMLD; this comes from the exons agctcctgggaTCTGCCAAGCGCCTGAATGTGAACTACCAGGATGCAGATGG GTTCTCAGCACTGCACCATGCAGCCTTGGGTGGCAGCCTGGACCTCatctcactgctgctggaggcacAGGCCACTGTGGACATCAAGGACAGCAACG GGATGCGCCCCCTGCACTATGCGGCCTGGCAGGGGCGCGTGGAGCCAGTGCGGTTGCTGCTGCGTGCTGCGGCCTCCGTCAATATGGCCTCACTGGATGGGCAGATCCCACTGCACCTTTCAGCACAGTATGGCCACTACGAGGTG TCGGAGATGCTTCTGCAGCACCAATCCAACCCCTGCCTCATCAACAAGGCGAAGAAAACCCCCCTGGACTTGGCCTGCGAGTTTGGGCGACTGAAG GTGGCCCAGCTGCTACTGAACAGCCATCTGTGCGTTGCCCTCCTGGAGGGACAGTCAAAAGACGCGACCGACCCCAACTACACCACCCCACTGCACCTGGCAGCCAAGAATGGGCACAAGGAGATCATCAG gcagcttctgaaggCTGGAATTGAGATCAATAAGCAGACAAAGACGGGCACAGCCTTGCACGAGGCCGCACTGTATGGCAAAACAGAGGTGGTGCGGTTGCTGCTGGAG GGTGGTGTTGACGTGAACATCAGGAACACCTACAACCAGACAGCACTGGACATTGTCAACCAGTTTACCACTTCACACGCCAGCAAAGACATAAAGCAACTGCTGAGAG AGGCTTCAGGAATCCTGAAGGTACGAGCTTTGAAGGATTTTTGGAACCTCCATGACCCAACTGCTCTCAATGTCCGGGCAGGAGACGTCATTACG GTCCTGGAGCAGCATCCGGATGGGCGATGGAAGGGGCACATCCATGACGTTCAGAAAGGCACTGATCGCATTGGGTACTTCCCCCCCTCCATTGCTGAAGTCATCAGTAAGCGAACAG CAGGAGACAGGAACAGTGTGGGCAGCGAGGGCAGCATTGGCAGCATCCGCAGTGCAGGCAGTGGACAGAGCACCGAGGGCACCAATGGGCAAAACACCAACATTGTCATTGAGAACACCAGG cCGCTGCCCTCCACTGGTGATGACTTCCAGCAACACATTTTGGGATCAGAGCCACACAATGAACAGATTACTTCCACTACAG GGCCCCCAGGCCATCAGACCCCTAGCAGCTGCACCTCTGGAGACAAGGTCTTTTCGCACCAATTTCTGCGACCTGCGCAGCTCCTTGAGGGGAAG GATGCAGAAGCCATTTACAACTGGCTGAGTGAGTTCCAGCTGGAGTCATACACTGTCAACTTCCTCAACGCTGGCTACGATGTCCCCACCATCAGTCGCATGACACCAGAG GACCTGACGGCCATCGGTGTGACCAAACCAGGCCACAGGAAGAAGATCTCCACTGAGATTGGGCAGCTTAGTATCGCTGAGTGGCTGCCCAACTATATTCCG GCTGACCTGATGGATTGGCTCAGTGCCATTGGTTTGCCGCAGTACCACAAAAAATTGGTAAACAACGGCTACGACTCCATCACCATTGTCTTGGACCTGACATGGGAAGATTTGCAAGAGATTGGCATCAACAAGCTGG GCCACCAGAAGAAGATCATGTTGGCTGTAAAGAAGCTTAGAGACCTCCGCAAAAGCCTCAGCCAATCAGAAGCAACACTGACAAGACACAAAGTCCCTGGTGCCCTGGACATTGTCACTATTGAGTCACTGGAGAATGGGGAGTGCCAGTCCCCAAACACACCCAAAATGACAACGTTCCAGGACAGCGAGCTCAGCTATGAGCTCCAGACAGCCATGTCCAACAGCTGCCATGAGACGCTCAGCATCAAAAACAGCCAGGGAATGTCACGGAGCCAGGAAAGCATTGGGGTGCGGTCCCGGGGCTCGGGGCACTCACAGGACAATGTACTGTCCCGGCACCTCTCCAGTCCCTCTCAGGAGAGCCTGGGCAGCGGGGAGAGCAGCAGCGGCAGCAGCGGGCAGTCCTGCATGCCACCCCACAGCAAGGAAAATCTGGCCAGCCTGCCAAGACAGCCTAGCCCCGAGCCTTATGGGAAGCTCACCTCCCCCGAGGGGCTGAATGGCTTCACTAATTGCAGTGGGGGCAGCCCTCTCAAGGAGAGGAACCTGCCTGAAGGCACAGATCAGTATGCCCGGCTGACAGCTCAGAAAGGTGCTGGCCCAGTGGGGACAGTGATGGTCACCCCCAGTACCCCTCCCCAGACGCCCAGCAAGGCAACAGCTCCATATGTCTTCATGTACCCACATGTCTCCTTGAAATCCCCAAGAGCCCCTTCCAGCCAGGGAGTAGAGCAGCCCAAGACCTTGGCACACTCCTATCCCTCTTCCTCTGGGCAGAAGAGCAGCCTGCAGACATCAGCCCCAAAAGCTTTCTCGTACCTACACAAtcagtgcagccctgctgagctgctcaaAGCTGCCACAGCCCCAAATGCCTGGCAGACAGGGGAACAGCACAAGGGGTGCGAAGGCTCCAAGAACAAGAAGCGGTCACACAGCCTGAACCGCTATGCACTGTCGGATGGAGAgcatgaggaggaggagggggcgCCCACCAGCACACTGGGCTCCTATGCCACCCTGACGCGGCGGCCAGGCCGCAGCCAGATGCCACGGGCCTGCCTGCAGACAGAGGCCAAGGTGACCCGCAGCCAGTCCTTTGCCATCCGGGCCAAACGCAAGGGCCCCCCGCCGCCGCCTCCCAAGCGTCTCAGTTCTGTCTCTAGCACTCCCACCACTGAAGTGGACAGTGAACAGCCCCCTGACCCTGAGCGACAGCCTTCTGTACCCCAGGATGTGGCTGACACAGGTGCCAGCCTCAGTGACAGCGGCTGCAGCAGGACAGTGAGGAGCCTGGTGGCCACACTGGAGGAAACACCAGGGCTGAATCCACCCAAACCTCTCCTGGCCCCGAAACCACTGCATGTGGCTCAGGACTCTCTCTCCAGGGCTGCTGTGGATGATCAGTCCCGCAGCAGTTGTGATCCCAGCGGCACTGTGCTCTCTGATTCTGGCTGGGACCCATTTGATAGCAGCAAGCCGAGGAGACGGACACTGAGTGAGCCCAGTACTCCCATGTCAGAGGCTGTGCAGGGTAGGCAGGAGGATGCCTGCACAGACGCAGAAGAAGAGGCCACGCCAGAGGTCTCTTCATCCTCCCAGAACAGTTCCAGTGAGTGCATCCCCTTTGCAGAAGAAGGCAACTTAACCATCAAGCAGCGACCAAAGCCTGCTGGGCACCCCAAGGCTGACACTGCAGTGCAAGGCacagagcccagctcccagcctgcagAGTCCCCGTGCTCTGATGGGAAGGAAATGGTTGTGTCCACTGCCACTAGGGAGCTGCCCATGCTGGAGTTCAACCTCACTGAGTCAGACACAGTGAAGCGCCGGCCCCGCTTCAAGGAGCGGGAGccactgcaggcagtgctgaagGCATTCAGCATGGCAGGGCAGGCTGAGGTGGGGGCCAGCTCTGCACCCCAGTATGCCCAGGCCCAGGCTGTAAGCATCGTGGGCCCCAGCACACAGGGGCCAGCACCACAGGCTGGACTGGCTGGAGATGCTTTTGACGATGACAGTGTAGAGTTCAGGATTGCTGAGATAGAGAAGAGCATCTTGTCACTGGAGAAAGGGATTAAGAAGTCACCAAGCCCCGTCAaagctcccagccccacagaacTGCTCGGCACTGCTGTGGTGAGGATGCCTGCTCCAG ACATCCCTGCCAAGCACACTTCGGTGGCATCTACCAAGCTGGTGTTCTCTGGGCCCAAGACCGTCTACCAGCAGGTCCTGCAGCCCTCCCGCCATGCTgtcactccctgggcagccactGAGTCGGTGCCAGATGTGATCGGGTCCCTGGCTGGCCCCAGCCCACTGACACTGGAGGCAAGCGGCAAGGTGTTTGTAAAGCCCTTGGCCTCTGCCCCAGGGGCTGCGCTGGTCCAGCAGCGGCTGGAGCACACCAGCATCACCACAGTGCAGGCAGCTGAGAAGAAGATCACAGTGGAGGAGGTGCAGAG